One window of Chamaesiphon minutus PCC 6605 genomic DNA carries:
- a CDS encoding FAD-dependent oxidoreductase has translation MSQVVIIGAGPTGLTLALLLVQRGVEVTLIEASRNFRRTFRGEALMPSGLEAIEQMGLTDLVAHIPHRPLAAWEFIIENRAIFRVEEPMEAGGKPCTLISQPAFLEGVMAKVSEYPNFEFIAGSGVRDILWERERAIGVILADNRQIPADLVVGADGRNSIVRQQANLAIDLAAQSYDILWFKLASTPELELENIFYSVLCGDAAFGLFLGSEGQLQIGWSLNRVTEGQNDPKQWQKIDWVETLAVASPDWLAAALRQQADTLERPFLLSVTVGLCPQWHAPGVLLLGDAAHPMSPIRAQGINMALRDVIVAANHLVPVLKQSHLANIDAVLAQIQAERVPEIVRIQQLQRAEIAQGELLHDYPPLRYLVSRIVPRIPLLRNRIRQSWIDRQLQLRKGFTQVSLQVSRG, from the coding sequence ATGAGCCAAGTTGTAATTATTGGGGCGGGGCCGACGGGTTTGACTTTGGCACTGCTGCTAGTTCAGCGGGGGGTCGAGGTGACATTAATTGAAGCCTCGCGCAACTTTCGGCGGACTTTCCGGGGCGAGGCTTTGATGCCGAGCGGCTTAGAGGCAATCGAGCAGATGGGATTGACAGATTTAGTCGCCCACATCCCCCACCGTCCCCTCGCTGCGTGGGAGTTTATTATCGAGAATCGAGCGATTTTTCGAGTTGAGGAGCCGATGGAAGCAGGAGGTAAGCCTTGTACGCTGATTTCTCAACCTGCTTTTCTCGAAGGGGTGATGGCTAAAGTTAGTGAGTATCCAAACTTTGAATTTATCGCTGGCTCTGGCGTCAGAGATATCTTGTGGGAGCGAGAGCGGGCGATCGGGGTCATTTTGGCCGATAATCGTCAGATTCCCGCAGATCTGGTCGTAGGTGCCGATGGCCGCAATTCGATCGTGCGTCAGCAGGCCAATTTAGCGATCGATTTAGCCGCTCAAAGTTACGATATTCTCTGGTTTAAACTAGCCAGTACTCCTGAGTTGGAACTTGAAAATATCTTCTATTCGGTATTATGTGGCGATGCTGCTTTTGGCTTATTTCTGGGTTCGGAAGGACAGCTTCAGATCGGATGGTCGTTAAATCGGGTTACAGAGGGACAAAATGACCCCAAACAGTGGCAAAAAATCGATTGGGTCGAAACACTAGCCGTAGCCTCTCCCGACTGGTTAGCAGCCGCCTTAAGACAGCAAGCAGATACTCTGGAACGTCCGTTTTTACTCTCGGTGACAGTCGGACTCTGCCCGCAGTGGCACGCCCCAGGAGTGCTCCTTTTGGGTGATGCCGCGCATCCGATGTCACCAATTCGCGCGCAGGGTATCAATATGGCGTTACGCGATGTTATTGTAGCAGCCAACCATCTAGTACCAGTATTAAAACAATCTCATCTGGCCAACATTGACGCCGTACTCGCGCAAATTCAAGCCGAACGCGTACCCGAAATCGTCCGCATTCAACAGCTCCAACGCGCCGAAATCGCCCAGGGCGAACTTCTGCACGATTATCCGCCGCTGCGCTATCTCGTCAGCCGGATCGTCCCGCGCATCCCACTGCTACGCAACCGCATTCGCCAATCCTGGATCGATCGACAACTCCAGCTCCGGAAAGGATTTACACAAGTATCTTTGCAGGTCTCAAGGGGGTAA
- a CDS encoding zinc-dependent alcohol dehydrogenase family protein, with protein sequence MKAYQIQTAAGIDGLKLVDLPEPQPGAGQVLVRVRATSLNYRDTAVVSGRYPGQTLPIIPLSDGAGEVVAVGAGVTRVIVGDRVAGIFFQDWIAGKLDRQKIKSALGGAIDGMLSEYVVLSQEGVVILPAHLSYEEGATLPCAAVTAWQALVHRGGTIAGETVLLLGTGGVSIFALQFAKILGAKVIITSSSDEKLARAKQLGADETINYKMFPNWEEKVYELTQQQGVDRVIEVGGAGTLEKSLRATSIGGKVSLIGVLGGAGEVNHAQILMKAIDIQGIYVGSREMFETMIRAISLHQIQPIIDRVFPFAEAPNAYRHLQSGSHFGKVVIQV encoded by the coding sequence ATGAAAGCATATCAGATTCAAACCGCTGCCGGAATCGACGGACTCAAACTGGTGGATTTACCAGAACCACAGCCAGGAGCAGGGCAAGTATTGGTAAGGGTACGCGCTACTTCACTCAATTATCGAGATACCGCTGTCGTTAGTGGCAGGTACCCCGGACAAACTTTACCGATTATTCCGCTCTCAGATGGCGCGGGGGAAGTCGTAGCCGTCGGCGCGGGAGTAACGCGGGTAATAGTAGGCGATCGCGTGGCGGGTATTTTCTTTCAGGATTGGATTGCAGGTAAACTCGATCGACAGAAAATCAAATCGGCTCTAGGTGGCGCGATCGATGGCATGTTATCAGAATACGTCGTATTAAGTCAGGAGGGGGTGGTAATCTTACCCGCACACTTATCCTATGAAGAGGGTGCAACCTTACCTTGTGCGGCGGTGACGGCTTGGCAAGCTTTGGTACATCGCGGCGGCACGATCGCAGGGGAAACTGTCTTATTATTGGGTACGGGTGGGGTGTCGATCTTCGCTCTCCAATTTGCCAAAATCCTGGGAGCGAAGGTAATTATTACTTCCAGTAGCGATGAAAAATTAGCACGAGCAAAACAACTAGGTGCGGATGAAACTATCAACTATAAAATGTTCCCCAATTGGGAAGAAAAAGTCTACGAACTGACACAACAACAAGGTGTCGATCGAGTCATTGAAGTTGGTGGTGCCGGAACGCTAGAAAAATCCTTGCGAGCGACAAGTATCGGCGGAAAAGTGAGTTTAATTGGCGTACTAGGCGGTGCGGGAGAAGTCAATCATGCCCAAATTCTGATGAAAGCGATCGACATTCAGGGTATTTACGTCGGCAGTCGCGAGATGTTTGAAACCATGATTCGCGCGATCTCACTGCATCAAATTCAGCCTATTATCGATCGAGTTTTCCCCTTCGCTGAAGCACCAAATGCCTATCGTCATCTGCAAAGTGGCTCTCACTTTGGTAAGGTGGTTATTCAAGTTTGA
- a CDS encoding zinc-binding dehydrogenase, translated as MDAPNLIRAVVVDPSVPERLVIKSVELAAPLPNEAIVRVAAISLNRGEVRRSQTAAAGWRPGWDFAGTIDTPAADGSGFPAGTRIVGFMAQGAWAERVVVPTHAIAALPDTVSFQAAATLPVAGLTALLALERGGLLLTRSVLITGASGGVGYFACQLAARSGAIVTAQVRRSEQVDFVTMAGAHQVIVGNDFSAYAPYSLALDSVGGDILPRVLESLAPDGTCVMFGATAGTEITFNASKFYGGGGLSLYGFILFHELKKQTAAAGLARLVGLVATGELIPHIDLEAPWTEIATVAQQLTDRQFLGKAVLHVRG; from the coding sequence ATGGACGCACCTAACCTCATTCGCGCAGTTGTTGTCGATCCTTCAGTGCCAGAAAGATTGGTAATTAAATCGGTCGAACTGGCCGCACCATTACCCAATGAAGCGATCGTCCGAGTTGCCGCCATCTCTCTCAATCGCGGCGAAGTGCGTCGTTCGCAAACTGCCGCAGCCGGATGGCGACCGGGTTGGGACTTTGCAGGCACGATCGATACACCCGCCGCTGATGGTTCGGGATTTCCGGCGGGAACTCGGATTGTCGGATTTATGGCTCAAGGGGCTTGGGCAGAGCGAGTCGTGGTGCCGACTCACGCGATCGCCGCTCTGCCGGATACCGTGTCGTTTCAAGCGGCTGCAACGCTGCCTGTTGCCGGACTAACCGCACTACTGGCTCTCGAACGTGGGGGACTATTATTAACTCGATCGGTACTGATTACCGGGGCATCTGGCGGGGTTGGCTACTTTGCTTGTCAGTTAGCCGCGCGTTCTGGAGCGATCGTTACTGCCCAAGTTCGTCGCTCGGAACAGGTCGATTTTGTGACGATGGCTGGCGCGCATCAAGTTATTGTCGGCAATGATTTCTCAGCTTACGCGCCTTATAGTTTGGCACTCGATTCTGTCGGTGGGGATATTTTACCGAGAGTATTAGAAAGTCTGGCACCAGACGGTACCTGTGTAATGTTTGGTGCGACGGCGGGTACAGAAATTACTTTTAATGCATCCAAATTTTATGGTGGTGGCGGTTTGAGTTTATATGGGTTTATTCTGTTTCACGAACTTAAGAAGCAAACTGCGGCAGCGGGTTTAGCGCGGTTGGTGGGGTTAGTTGCAACGGGAGAATTAATTCCCCACATCGATCTCGAAGCTCCATGGACGGAAATTGCTACTGTCGCCCAACAATTGACCGATCGACAGTTTCTCGGTAAAGCAGTTTTACACGTTCGAGGCTGA
- a CDS encoding SRPBCC domain-containing protein yields the protein MSQEIVLETFYPHPPERVWQALTDRRALSVWMMDNNFEARLGHQFRFQSRPLPGLEVTIYCQVLEVEAPTRLVYSWKEHPSDTPSRVIWTLFPVAGGTQVRLVHRATGSVSIPGFGLPNPVGVASPAENRSLYREIDSRFTSAIAIAHPFQIASSTSKDGLYQCSGFLNYQTNWHYWLHQKLPGVLTMSSDRQLLQTLYTAFNNHELETIVEVMHPDVKWANGVEGGFVYGRDAVREYWTNQYNVIQVQLEALKFETDEHNRNVVTVHQIVRDLQGNLLADMTVKQIFTMDNGSIVLYEIGETETIQETIQQTKAAKAQ from the coding sequence GTGAGCCAAGAAATCGTGCTGGAAACGTTTTATCCCCATCCACCAGAGCGCGTTTGGCAGGCACTAACCGATCGCCGTGCTTTAAGTGTCTGGATGATGGACAACAATTTTGAAGCTCGCTTGGGGCATCAGTTTCGGTTTCAAAGTCGTCCGCTACCAGGGTTGGAAGTCACAATTTACTGCCAAGTGCTAGAAGTGGAGGCCCCAACACGTCTAGTTTATAGCTGGAAAGAGCATCCATCGGATACACCCTCACGAGTAATCTGGACATTATTTCCAGTCGCAGGCGGCACCCAAGTCCGACTCGTGCATCGAGCGACAGGTTCTGTGTCGATTCCTGGATTTGGGCTGCCAAACCCTGTTGGCGTAGCCTCTCCTGCGGAAAATCGCTCGCTGTATAGGGAGATTGATTCTCGATTCACATCGGCAATCGCGATCGCACATCCCTTCCAGATCGCCTCTTCTACCTCAAAAGACGGCTTATATCAATGTTCGGGATTCCTCAACTACCAAACCAACTGGCATTACTGGTTGCACCAAAAATTACCTGGAGTATTAACTATGAGTTCAGATCGGCAGCTTCTGCAAACTTTATACACAGCCTTCAATAACCACGAGCTGGAAACGATCGTTGAGGTGATGCACCCAGACGTGAAATGGGCCAACGGCGTAGAAGGCGGTTTCGTGTATGGCCGCGACGCGGTGCGCGAATACTGGACTAATCAATATAATGTTATTCAAGTGCAGCTTGAAGCCTTAAAGTTTGAGACTGACGAACACAATCGAAATGTCGTTACCGTTCATCAAATCGTCAGAGATTTGCAGGGCAATTTGCTTGCGGATATGACAGTTAAGCAAATCTTTACTATGGATAATGGCTCGATCGTTCTCTATGAAATTGGCGAAACTGAAACAATTCAAGAGACGATCCAACAGACAAAAGCTGCTAAAGCGCAATGA
- a CDS encoding TetR/AcrR family transcriptional regulator yields MPRNATDARDRILNTADTLFYQQGIRAIGVDTIIARSEVAKTTFYRYFPAKDDLVIAYLEDRDRRFWELFEEAVSQSAGNPQQQLIAIFDWLAKLIATEENQGCPFLIVASEFPDSDYPGHRVAIAHKTKMRDRLTELATASGINQAEELSAGLMLLVDGAFVQRRLDRSRQIDLHQVATRLIRAYE; encoded by the coding sequence ATGCCCAGAAACGCTACTGATGCCCGCGATCGCATTTTGAACACTGCCGACACACTGTTTTACCAGCAAGGAATCCGAGCGATCGGGGTAGATACGATTATTGCTCGATCGGAAGTAGCAAAAACGACCTTCTACCGATACTTCCCGGCGAAGGATGACTTGGTAATTGCCTATTTGGAAGATCGAGATCGACGGTTTTGGGAGTTGTTTGAAGAAGCTGTCAGCCAGTCTGCGGGTAATCCACAGCAGCAGCTAATCGCGATCTTTGACTGGTTAGCTAAATTGATAGCCACCGAGGAGAATCAGGGCTGTCCATTTCTGATAGTAGCCAGTGAATTTCCCGATAGCGACTATCCAGGGCATCGAGTAGCCATCGCCCACAAGACTAAAATGCGCGATCGGCTGACGGAATTGGCAACAGCCAGCGGCATTAACCAAGCTGAAGAATTGAGTGCCGGATTGATGTTACTAGTCGATGGTGCTTTTGTGCAGCGGCGGTTGGATCGATCGCGTCAGATCGACTTACACCAAGTAGCAACGAGGTTGATTAGAGCTTATGAATGA
- a CDS encoding GNAT family N-acetyltransferase: MEIRFLNSQDVTAYYALRLQALQESPTAFGSSYEQEACLPMADFAARVCPADSINGIFGAFDDTNDRLIGMLGFSRESRLKRAHIGNLWSMYVVPEFRSRGLGSALLDAALSHAKGLGVLRQIVLGVTANNLAASSLYKSRGFQPFGFERDALFVDGVYFDEEHLVLHFDRCD; encoded by the coding sequence ATGGAAATCCGATTTCTAAACTCGCAGGATGTCACTGCTTACTATGCGCTGCGGCTCCAAGCACTGCAAGAGTCACCAACAGCATTTGGTTCTAGTTACGAGCAAGAAGCTTGTCTGCCGATGGCTGACTTTGCCGCTAGAGTCTGCCCTGCCGATTCCATCAATGGTATTTTCGGTGCCTTTGACGATACCAACGATCGACTCATCGGGATGCTCGGCTTTTCGCGCGAGAGCCGTCTGAAGCGCGCCCACATCGGCAATCTCTGGAGTATGTACGTTGTGCCTGAATTTCGCAGTCGCGGCTTGGGATCTGCCCTGCTCGATGCGGCATTATCCCATGCCAAAGGACTTGGCGTCCTGAGACAGATCGTCCTCGGTGTAACTGCAAACAATTTAGCCGCCTCCTCCCTTTACAAATCTCGCGGTTTCCAGCCTTTCGGCTTCGAGCGGGATGCTTTATTTGTAGATGGTGTGTATTTTGATGAAGAGCATCTCGTCTTACACTTCGATCGTTGCGATTAA
- a CDS encoding ArsR/SmtB family transcription factor has translation MNRSIASTDIFQAIADPTRRAILERLQHGEQPVKQLAEPFAMSLPAISQHLQILSAAGLVIQHRRGRQRIYRLNPLSLKPVSDWVSQYEQFWTAKLDALGEYLEERS, from the coding sequence ATGAATCGATCGATTGCCAGTACCGACATTTTTCAAGCGATCGCCGATCCCACTCGGCGGGCGATTCTCGAGCGGTTGCAGCATGGCGAGCAGCCTGTCAAGCAGCTTGCCGAACCATTTGCAATGTCTTTACCTGCTATTTCCCAACACCTGCAAATCTTATCCGCAGCGGGATTAGTCATCCAGCATCGCCGGGGACGGCAGCGGATCTACCGACTCAATCCATTATCCCTCAAGCCAGTATCGGACTGGGTCAGCCAATACGAACAGTTTTGGACGGCAAAACTGGATGCTTTAGGTGAGTATCTGGAGGAACGCTCGTGA
- a CDS encoding IS4 family transposase, producing MTSRRRSNRDHAKKNHQPGVEDEIIAAQVEALLTPAIFNQSHYYRQLGLRNRLLNLPLMMAAVLTLLWRNVPGVRELSRMLGREGFLWCEPTQVSQQAIAQRFLTFPSELFERVFKELLPEFRVKWHQRKQRLLPQSIEFAQAKFERIWACDGSTLEAIFKKLDSLSDVPIGQLAGKMGVVIDLVTRLPIEIWFRENPKASDVNFEKDILNLVTSGTLLLLDRGFYHFQFWQELINRDIHFITRLKKGASLQIERVFSNSYSIRDRIVRMGSGTKKTPYITVRLVEIKVGKVWYSYLTSVLDPLNLPPYVVADLYGRRWRIEEAFNTVKRLLGLSYLWTGSVNGIKLQMWGTWLFYAVLVDLGDAVADELSLPFDRISLEMIYRGLYHFHVAHHKGLAANPVTYFAAPENQDLGIVKTVRKPNVKLIIAPFPDSMSRTDNFFFDSSPQARLTSAIAS from the coding sequence ATGACCAGCCGCCGAAGAAGTAACCGCGACCACGCCAAAAAGAACCACCAACCAGGTGTGGAAGATGAGATCATCGCCGCTCAAGTAGAGGCTTTATTGACACCAGCAATTTTCAATCAAAGTCATTACTACCGACAATTAGGGCTGAGAAATCGGCTGTTAAATTTACCCTTGATGATGGCAGCAGTGCTGACGCTACTGTGGCGGAATGTGCCAGGAGTCAGAGAACTAAGCCGAATGTTAGGGCGAGAAGGATTTTTGTGGTGTGAGCCAACACAAGTAAGTCAACAGGCGATTGCACAAAGATTTCTGACCTTTCCATCTGAGTTATTTGAGAGAGTGTTTAAGGAATTACTGCCAGAATTTAGAGTGAAGTGGCACCAGAGAAAACAGCGATTGTTGCCACAAAGCATTGAATTTGCTCAAGCAAAATTTGAGCGGATTTGGGCATGTGATGGCTCCACATTGGAAGCGATATTCAAGAAATTAGATAGCTTATCTGATGTGCCAATCGGACAACTAGCGGGAAAAATGGGAGTAGTCATAGATTTGGTGACGAGATTGCCGATTGAAATCTGGTTTAGAGAAAATCCCAAAGCTTCAGATGTTAATTTTGAGAAAGATATCCTGAATTTAGTAACATCGGGCACTTTATTGCTCTTGGATCGAGGCTTCTATCATTTCCAATTTTGGCAAGAATTAATTAACAGAGATATTCATTTTATTACTCGATTAAAAAAAGGTGCATCGCTACAGATAGAGCGAGTATTTAGCAATAGTTATAGTATCCGTGACCGAATAGTGCGGATGGGGTCTGGCACCAAAAAGACTCCATATATAACTGTAAGATTAGTCGAAATTAAAGTGGGTAAAGTCTGGTATTCTTATCTAACTAGTGTACTCGACCCATTGAATCTTCCTCCCTATGTAGTCGCCGATTTGTACGGAAGACGGTGGCGAATTGAAGAGGCTTTTAATACTGTTAAACGATTGCTCGGGTTGAGTTATTTATGGACTGGTTCAGTTAATGGAATTAAATTACAGATGTGGGGGACTTGGCTGTTTTATGCAGTTCTAGTCGATTTAGGTGATGCTGTAGCTGATGAATTATCTCTCCCATTCGACCGCATTTCTTTAGAGATGATTTATCGAGGTCTTTATCACTTTCATGTAGCTCATCATAAAGGTTTAGCTGCCAATCCAGTCACCTATTTTGCTGCCCCAGAGAATCAAGATTTAGGTATTGTTAAAACTGTTCGTAAACCTAATGTTAAGTTAATTATTGCACCTTTTCCTGATTCTATGAGTCGAACAGACAATTTTTTCTTCGACTCATCGCCTCAAGCCCGCTTGACAAGTGCGATCGCTTCTTAA
- the bioA gene encoding adenosylmethionine--8-amino-7-oxononanoate transaminase, whose amino-acid sequence MPSLEQLLNFDRLHVWHPYAAMPNLLPVFPVESAQGVYIQLMDGRSLIDGISSWWTCIHGYNHPHLNQAAHAQIDRMSHIMFGGLTHQPAVDLAMKLVAMTPAELQQVFFCDSGSVAVEVAMKMAVQYWYNRGLPQKQRFLTIRNGYHGDTFAAMSACDPVNGMHHLFGNILTQQYFADAPQIAFDDDWQQRDLDSFAALLAAHHDRIAAAIFEPVVQNAGGMRFYHPEYVRQAKALCEEYNVLLILDEIATGFGRTGKMFACEYAAVCPDIMCVGKALSGGFMSLAATLTTREISETFAAGEAGVFMHGPTFMANPLACAVSLANLALLESYDWQSTIRSIETQLKAELEPCRSLAAVKDVRVLGAIGVVELHDPVNMQAIQPRFVEEGVWLRPFGRLIYTMPPYIIQRSELTAITSAIYKIVDRI is encoded by the coding sequence ATGCCGTCTTTAGAACAACTCCTCAATTTCGATCGCCTGCATGTTTGGCATCCCTATGCAGCCATGCCCAACCTGTTACCAGTATTTCCAGTCGAGTCAGCACAGGGCGTATATATTCAGTTAATGGATGGTCGATCGCTCATTGATGGTATATCCTCTTGGTGGACTTGCATTCATGGTTATAACCATCCCCACTTAAACCAAGCAGCCCACGCGCAGATCGATCGGATGTCGCACATTATGTTTGGCGGTTTGACTCACCAGCCAGCGGTAGATTTGGCGATGAAATTGGTTGCCATGACACCAGCGGAACTCCAGCAGGTGTTTTTTTGCGACTCTGGCTCGGTAGCTGTAGAAGTCGCCATGAAGATGGCAGTGCAGTATTGGTACAATCGCGGCTTACCGCAAAAGCAGCGGTTTCTGACCATTCGCAATGGCTATCATGGGGACACCTTTGCGGCTATGTCAGCCTGCGATCCGGTGAATGGGATGCACCATCTGTTTGGCAATATTTTGACTCAGCAATACTTCGCTGATGCACCGCAGATAGCCTTCGACGATGATTGGCAACAACGAGATCTCGACAGTTTTGCAGCATTGCTAGCAGCTCACCACGATCGGATTGCCGCAGCCATTTTTGAGCCAGTAGTGCAAAATGCTGGGGGGATGCGCTTTTATCATCCCGAATACGTGCGTCAAGCCAAGGCGTTATGCGAAGAATACAATGTCTTGCTGATCTTAGATGAAATTGCCACTGGCTTTGGCCGCACGGGCAAAATGTTTGCCTGCGAATACGCGGCGGTATGTCCAGACATTATGTGTGTGGGTAAGGCTCTATCTGGCGGTTTTATGTCTCTGGCTGCGACGCTGACGACGCGAGAGATTAGCGAGACTTTTGCAGCAGGTGAAGCAGGTGTCTTTATGCATGGCCCCACATTTATGGCTAATCCCTTGGCTTGTGCGGTGTCGCTCGCAAATTTGGCTTTGCTCGAAAGTTACGATTGGCAATCGACAATTCGATCGATCGAAACTCAGCTCAAAGCCGAACTAGAACCTTGTCGGAGTTTGGCCGCAGTTAAGGACGTGCGGGTACTAGGGGCAATCGGGGTAGTAGAGTTACACGATCCGGTGAATATGCAAGCGATCCAGCCGCGCTTTGTCGAAGAGGGGGTATGGTTGCGTCCGTTTGGGCGGCTGATCTATACGATGCCGCCGTATATCATTCAACGATCGGAACTAACTGCGATTACTAGTGCTATTTATAAAATAGTCGATCGAATTTAA
- a CDS encoding DUF565 domain-containing protein encodes MQNTRLNTLFDRLTRQFGRWVENPWRRLSIIIISLLFGNFLASAIATSTGQRANLDVFASLTLVAIVESIGWLTYGTIFGRRSTEGRDQIIGQRPISIAILNSLKLGLMYGLFVEAFKLGS; translated from the coding sequence ATGCAAAATACTCGTCTAAATACTCTATTCGATCGACTCACTCGACAGTTCGGAAGATGGGTTGAAAATCCATGGCGGCGACTATCGATAATTATTATCAGTCTATTATTCGGGAACTTTCTGGCCTCCGCGATCGCCACATCTACCGGACAAAGAGCCAATCTAGATGTCTTTGCATCGCTCACACTAGTCGCCATTGTCGAATCGATCGGTTGGCTGACTTATGGCACTATTTTCGGTCGGCGCAGTACCGAAGGGCGAGATCAAATTATCGGTCAGCGTCCGATCTCGATCGCTATTTTAAATAGCCTTAAATTAGGCTTAATGTACGGCTTATTTGTCGAAGCATTTAAATTGGGAAGTTAA
- a CDS encoding DUF3685 domain-containing protein, with amino-acid sequence MSAVTVVSSMENRSIQILSIEADPVIQSGLIACLNRFPDLHVAAEAQTVASAELMLADAAARRWRDSTGEPIDLDLILMGLPLRDRPNATAHLTFCQQVKATYPNLPILLIAEPQSPDFGTAFQIGIDGCCLRGSSILDLVASIRRVAAGETSWASAILQQVSVGGQTRPLSWRVRLRFASLQQIETTLAEVNTNLSTDRLSPLDRAILTGRQRELKTARWLVKRLFSAPDPVRESDPNPPILNASSQLVLSSPLAQPERVNPPLQNLFERIAAKLQSNLENLTSSRLEIDILRSDKKRELFYLILQQFEGLIDELRFSQVTIDQLSLKLPIILQDLWSSVTTDFFGRYHTLSTEDRHVEIIPILLQDVAIVQSEILAKISQPSELFNYLLFKTPLTIDNTICAFGSPAAEDRASALLENLTIHMANAVMQPLLNRFGNLESMKSGFYDRRLLSSREIERFRNDLSWRYRIDRYLSEPQAIFESEYRLLIFTAYGIKRTNIYAPRPQELERLTGIPLAVTLTLELRDALSPRLRSATTFLGSSVVYLLTEIIGRGIGLIGRGIIKGIGNIWQETNRNR; translated from the coding sequence TTGAGCGCAGTCACCGTAGTCTCTTCGATGGAGAATCGATCTATCCAGATTTTATCGATCGAAGCCGATCCAGTCATCCAGTCGGGGTTAATTGCCTGCTTGAATCGGTTTCCCGATTTACATGTCGCTGCTGAAGCCCAAACCGTCGCCAGTGCCGAGCTAATGCTCGCAGATGCTGCGGCGCGAAGATGGCGCGATAGTACTGGCGAACCGATCGATCTCGATCTAATTCTAATGGGATTGCCATTACGCGATCGCCCGAATGCGACTGCACATCTGACCTTTTGTCAGCAAGTGAAAGCCACGTATCCCAACTTACCGATCTTGTTAATAGCCGAGCCTCAAAGTCCAGATTTTGGGACAGCATTTCAAATCGGCATCGACGGTTGTTGCCTTAGGGGTAGTTCCATTCTTGATTTAGTTGCCAGTATCCGCCGAGTTGCCGCAGGCGAAACTAGTTGGGCATCAGCAATTTTACAACAGGTCAGTGTCGGCGGCCAAACTCGCCCTCTGAGTTGGCGCGTTCGATTGCGGTTCGCCAGTCTCCAGCAAATCGAAACTACTTTAGCCGAAGTAAATACCAACCTCAGTACCGATCGACTCTCACCACTCGATCGAGCCATATTAACCGGACGCCAGCGCGAACTCAAGACCGCCCGCTGGCTAGTCAAACGCTTATTTTCTGCTCCAGATCCAGTCAGGGAGAGCGATCCCAATCCGCCCATCCTGAATGCCTCCAGCCAACTAGTTTTATCTTCGCCGCTGGCTCAACCCGAACGAGTCAATCCGCCACTCCAAAACTTGTTCGAGCGGATTGCTGCTAAATTACAATCCAATTTAGAAAATCTTACCAGTAGTCGGCTAGAAATCGATATTCTCCGATCGGATAAGAAGCGAGAACTGTTTTATTTAATCTTGCAACAGTTTGAAGGCTTAATCGATGAATTACGGTTTTCTCAAGTGACGATCGACCAACTATCGCTCAAGTTGCCGATAATCTTACAAGATTTATGGTCATCGGTAACGACTGATTTTTTTGGTAGATATCATACCCTTTCCACAGAAGATCGCCATGTCGAAATTATTCCAATTTTGCTACAAGACGTCGCAATCGTTCAGTCTGAAATTCTTGCTAAAATATCTCAACCGAGCGAATTATTTAACTACTTACTATTCAAAACACCGCTGACGATCGATAATACGATCTGTGCCTTTGGCAGTCCCGCCGCTGAAGATCGAGCTAGTGCGCTGCTCGAAAATCTGACGATTCACATGGCAAATGCCGTCATGCAACCCCTACTCAATCGGTTTGGCAATTTAGAATCGATGAAATCGGGATTTTACGATCGACGATTGCTTTCTAGTCGAGAAATCGAACGCTTCCGCAACGATCTTTCATGGCGATACCGGATCGATCGTTATCTGAGCGAGCCTCAAGCCATTTTTGAAAGTGAATATCGCTTATTGATCTTTACGGCTTATGGAATTAAACGCACTAATATATATGCACCTCGACCCCAAGAGCTAGAAAGATTGACCGGAATTCCGTTGGCAGTTACATTAACTCTAGAACTCAGAGACGCGCTGTCGCCGCGACTGCGATCGGCTACGACATTTCTGGGTAGTAGTGTTGTATATTTATTAACAGAGATTATCGGTCGCGGTATCGGTTTAATCGGTCGCGGTATCATCAAAGGTATTGGTAATATCTGGCAAGAAACCAATCGCAATCGTTAG